A single window of Drosophila suzukii chromosome 3, CBGP_Dsuzu_IsoJpt1.0, whole genome shotgun sequence DNA harbors:
- the LOC108013260 gene encoding uncharacterized protein isoform X4, which produces MNWHMGKVLPGLYVGNYRDSKDHAQLERFKISHIIAIHDSPRRLLPDKHYLCVMASDTPDQNLSQYFSVCNDFIHAARLREGNVLIHCLAGMSRSVTVAVAYIMTATHLNWKEALKVVRAGRAVANPNTGFQNQLQEFEQFKLPEERRRLRERFPSSALEQLDRTKVVTALDNYQELLQNRDICEGNCSRGEKCPTGVCNMDPTKGLFRRRPSNASTHSRLRAQSSNANASSSSLSVSSAAAQSCPTSPKNSPLPMARRSVGNERIPEDEIVLEQPPTTSREAAEYAAAFEDARREQEQRQQQLGRSQRSPRPGNSSRETPRVSSAGSRRESAAREGSGSAQLQRSASTVSGFGVRPRSSPAGLHAYTGSVPSSVHGSRVDLREVDKGSAIYLGCSAPRASTLSISSSRGSSGGSAPPSPCHTPPSSPRHGVRRSTSMVKKPR; this is translated from the exons GTCTTGCCGGGACTTTATGTGGGCAACTACCGCGACTCAAAGGATCATGCCCAGCTGGAGAGGTTCAAGATCTCGCACATCATCGCCATACATGACAGTCCGCGGCGATTGCTGCCG GACAAGCACTACCTGTGCGTGATGGCCTCGGATACGCCGGACCAGAATCTCTCCCAGTACTTTTCCGTCTGCAACGACTTTATCCATGCCGCCCGCCTTCGCGAGGGCAACGTGCTCATCCACTGCCTGGCGGGGATGTCGCGCTCGGTGACCGTGGCCGTTGCCTACATCATGACGGCCACCCACTTGAACTGGAAGGAGGCACTGAAGGTCGTTCGTGCCGGTCGCGCCGTGGCCAATCCCAATACTGGTTTTCAGAACCAGCTGCAGGAGTTTGAGCAGTTCAAATTGCCCGAGGAACGTCGCCGGCTAAGGGAACGCTTCCCATCCTCGGCTCTGGAGCAACTCGATCGCACCAAGGTGGTCACCGCACTGGATAACTACCAGGAGCTGCTCCAGAACCGGGACATATGCGAGGGCAACTGCTCCCGCGGCGAGAAGTGTCCTACAG GCGTCTGCAACATGGACCCCACGAAGGGCTTGTTCCGCCGTCGTCCCTCCAACGCCTCCACTCACTCGCGCCTGCGTGCCCAGTCCTCCAATGCCAACGCCTCGTCCAGTTCGCTCAGCGTGAGCAGTGCCGCCGCCCAGTCCTGCCCCACATCGCCCAAGAACTCACCGCTGCCCATGGCCCGTCGCTCGGTGGGCAACGAGCGCATCCCTGAGGACGAGATAGTCCTGGAACAGCCTCCGACCACGTCCCGCGAGGCGGCGGAGTATGCTGCCGCCTTCGAGGATGCCCGCCGTGAGCAGGAGCAGCGCCAGCAGCAGCTGGGCCGGAGTCAGCGCTCTCCCCGACCGGGCAATTCCTCGCGAGAAACGCCTAGGGTGAGCAGCGCCGGCAGTCGGAGAGAGTCCGCCGCCAGGGAGGGAAGTGGCTCCGCCCAGCTGCAGAGGAGTGCCAGCACAGTCAGTGGTTTCGGAGTGCGTCCACGGAGCAGTCCGGCTGGTCTGCATGCCTACACCG GCTCGGTTCCTTCCTCCGTCCACGGGTCTCGAGTGGATTTGCGGGAGGTGGACAAGGGATCGGCCATCTATTTGGGTTGCTCGGCGCCCAGGGCCTCCACACTGTCTATATCCTCATCGAGGGGCTCGTCGGGCGGCTCGGCTCCACCCTCGCCCTGTCACACTCCCCCCTCCAGTCCACGTCATGGCGTGAGAAG ATCCACCAGCATGGTAAAGAAGCCAAGATGA
- the LOC108013260 gene encoding tyrosine-protein phosphatase vhp-1 isoform X1, translating to MGNGMNKVLPGLYVGNYRDSKDHAQLERFKISHIIAIHDSPRRLLPDKHYLCVMASDTPDQNLSQYFSVCNDFIHAARLREGNVLIHCLAGMSRSVTVAVAYIMTATHLNWKEALKVVRAGRAVANPNTGFQNQLQEFEQFKLPEERRRLRERFPSSALEQLDRTKVVTALDNYQELLQNRDICEGNCSRGEKCPTGVCNMDPTKGLFRRRPSNASTHSRLRAQSSNANASSSSLSVSSAAAQSCPTSPKNSPLPMARRSVGNERIPEDEIVLEQPPTTSREAAEYAAAFEDARREQEQRQQQLGRSQRSPRPGNSSRETPRVSSAGSRRESAAREGSGSAQLQRSASTVSGFGVRPRSSPAGLHAYTGECSVPSSVHGSRVDLREVDKGSAIYLGCSAPRASTLSISSSRGSSGGSAPPSPCHTPPSSPRHGVRRSTSMVKKPR from the exons GTCTTGCCGGGACTTTATGTGGGCAACTACCGCGACTCAAAGGATCATGCCCAGCTGGAGAGGTTCAAGATCTCGCACATCATCGCCATACATGACAGTCCGCGGCGATTGCTGCCG GACAAGCACTACCTGTGCGTGATGGCCTCGGATACGCCGGACCAGAATCTCTCCCAGTACTTTTCCGTCTGCAACGACTTTATCCATGCCGCCCGCCTTCGCGAGGGCAACGTGCTCATCCACTGCCTGGCGGGGATGTCGCGCTCGGTGACCGTGGCCGTTGCCTACATCATGACGGCCACCCACTTGAACTGGAAGGAGGCACTGAAGGTCGTTCGTGCCGGTCGCGCCGTGGCCAATCCCAATACTGGTTTTCAGAACCAGCTGCAGGAGTTTGAGCAGTTCAAATTGCCCGAGGAACGTCGCCGGCTAAGGGAACGCTTCCCATCCTCGGCTCTGGAGCAACTCGATCGCACCAAGGTGGTCACCGCACTGGATAACTACCAGGAGCTGCTCCAGAACCGGGACATATGCGAGGGCAACTGCTCCCGCGGCGAGAAGTGTCCTACAG GCGTCTGCAACATGGACCCCACGAAGGGCTTGTTCCGCCGTCGTCCCTCCAACGCCTCCACTCACTCGCGCCTGCGTGCCCAGTCCTCCAATGCCAACGCCTCGTCCAGTTCGCTCAGCGTGAGCAGTGCCGCCGCCCAGTCCTGCCCCACATCGCCCAAGAACTCACCGCTGCCCATGGCCCGTCGCTCGGTGGGCAACGAGCGCATCCCTGAGGACGAGATAGTCCTGGAACAGCCTCCGACCACGTCCCGCGAGGCGGCGGAGTATGCTGCCGCCTTCGAGGATGCCCGCCGTGAGCAGGAGCAGCGCCAGCAGCAGCTGGGCCGGAGTCAGCGCTCTCCCCGACCGGGCAATTCCTCGCGAGAAACGCCTAGGGTGAGCAGCGCCGGCAGTCGGAGAGAGTCCGCCGCCAGGGAGGGAAGTGGCTCCGCCCAGCTGCAGAGGAGTGCCAGCACAGTCAGTGGTTTCGGAGTGCGTCCACGGAGCAGTCCGGCTGGTCTGCATGCCTACACCGGTGAGT GCTCGGTTCCTTCCTCCGTCCACGGGTCTCGAGTGGATTTGCGGGAGGTGGACAAGGGATCGGCCATCTATTTGGGTTGCTCGGCGCCCAGGGCCTCCACACTGTCTATATCCTCATCGAGGGGCTCGTCGGGCGGCTCGGCTCCACCCTCGCCCTGTCACACTCCCCCCTCCAGTCCACGTCATGGCGTGAGAAG ATCCACCAGCATGGTAAAGAAGCCAAGATGA
- the LOC108013260 gene encoding uncharacterized protein isoform X3, which translates to MGNGMNKVLPGLYVGNYRDSKDHAQLERFKISHIIAIHDSPRRLLPDKHYLCVMASDTPDQNLSQYFSVCNDFIHAARLREGNVLIHCLAGMSRSVTVAVAYIMTATHLNWKEALKVVRAGRAVANPNTGFQNQLQEFEQFKLPEERRRLRERFPSSALEQLDRTKVVTALDNYQELLQNRDICEGNCSRGEKCPTGVCNMDPTKGLFRRRPSNASTHSRLRAQSSNANASSSSLSVSSAAAQSCPTSPKNSPLPMARRSVGNERIPEDEIVLEQPPTTSREAAEYAAAFEDARREQEQRQQQLGRSQRSPRPGNSSRETPRVSSAGSRRESAAREGSGSAQLQRSASTVSGFGVRPRSSPAGLHAYTGSVPSSVHGSRVDLREVDKGSAIYLGCSAPRASTLSISSSRGSSGGSAPPSPCHTPPSSPRHGVRRSTSMVKKPR; encoded by the exons GTCTTGCCGGGACTTTATGTGGGCAACTACCGCGACTCAAAGGATCATGCCCAGCTGGAGAGGTTCAAGATCTCGCACATCATCGCCATACATGACAGTCCGCGGCGATTGCTGCCG GACAAGCACTACCTGTGCGTGATGGCCTCGGATACGCCGGACCAGAATCTCTCCCAGTACTTTTCCGTCTGCAACGACTTTATCCATGCCGCCCGCCTTCGCGAGGGCAACGTGCTCATCCACTGCCTGGCGGGGATGTCGCGCTCGGTGACCGTGGCCGTTGCCTACATCATGACGGCCACCCACTTGAACTGGAAGGAGGCACTGAAGGTCGTTCGTGCCGGTCGCGCCGTGGCCAATCCCAATACTGGTTTTCAGAACCAGCTGCAGGAGTTTGAGCAGTTCAAATTGCCCGAGGAACGTCGCCGGCTAAGGGAACGCTTCCCATCCTCGGCTCTGGAGCAACTCGATCGCACCAAGGTGGTCACCGCACTGGATAACTACCAGGAGCTGCTCCAGAACCGGGACATATGCGAGGGCAACTGCTCCCGCGGCGAGAAGTGTCCTACAG GCGTCTGCAACATGGACCCCACGAAGGGCTTGTTCCGCCGTCGTCCCTCCAACGCCTCCACTCACTCGCGCCTGCGTGCCCAGTCCTCCAATGCCAACGCCTCGTCCAGTTCGCTCAGCGTGAGCAGTGCCGCCGCCCAGTCCTGCCCCACATCGCCCAAGAACTCACCGCTGCCCATGGCCCGTCGCTCGGTGGGCAACGAGCGCATCCCTGAGGACGAGATAGTCCTGGAACAGCCTCCGACCACGTCCCGCGAGGCGGCGGAGTATGCTGCCGCCTTCGAGGATGCCCGCCGTGAGCAGGAGCAGCGCCAGCAGCAGCTGGGCCGGAGTCAGCGCTCTCCCCGACCGGGCAATTCCTCGCGAGAAACGCCTAGGGTGAGCAGCGCCGGCAGTCGGAGAGAGTCCGCCGCCAGGGAGGGAAGTGGCTCCGCCCAGCTGCAGAGGAGTGCCAGCACAGTCAGTGGTTTCGGAGTGCGTCCACGGAGCAGTCCGGCTGGTCTGCATGCCTACACCG GCTCGGTTCCTTCCTCCGTCCACGGGTCTCGAGTGGATTTGCGGGAGGTGGACAAGGGATCGGCCATCTATTTGGGTTGCTCGGCGCCCAGGGCCTCCACACTGTCTATATCCTCATCGAGGGGCTCGTCGGGCGGCTCGGCTCCACCCTCGCCCTGTCACACTCCCCCCTCCAGTCCACGTCATGGCGTGAGAAG ATCCACCAGCATGGTAAAGAAGCCAAGATGA
- the LOC108013260 gene encoding uncharacterized protein isoform X2, translating into MNWHMGKVLPGLYVGNYRDSKDHAQLERFKISHIIAIHDSPRRLLPDKHYLCVMASDTPDQNLSQYFSVCNDFIHAARLREGNVLIHCLAGMSRSVTVAVAYIMTATHLNWKEALKVVRAGRAVANPNTGFQNQLQEFEQFKLPEERRRLRERFPSSALEQLDRTKVVTALDNYQELLQNRDICEGNCSRGEKCPTGVCNMDPTKGLFRRRPSNASTHSRLRAQSSNANASSSSLSVSSAAAQSCPTSPKNSPLPMARRSVGNERIPEDEIVLEQPPTTSREAAEYAAAFEDARREQEQRQQQLGRSQRSPRPGNSSRETPRVSSAGSRRESAAREGSGSAQLQRSASTVSGFGVRPRSSPAGLHAYTGECSVPSSVHGSRVDLREVDKGSAIYLGCSAPRASTLSISSSRGSSGGSAPPSPCHTPPSSPRHGVRRSTSMVKKPR; encoded by the exons GTCTTGCCGGGACTTTATGTGGGCAACTACCGCGACTCAAAGGATCATGCCCAGCTGGAGAGGTTCAAGATCTCGCACATCATCGCCATACATGACAGTCCGCGGCGATTGCTGCCG GACAAGCACTACCTGTGCGTGATGGCCTCGGATACGCCGGACCAGAATCTCTCCCAGTACTTTTCCGTCTGCAACGACTTTATCCATGCCGCCCGCCTTCGCGAGGGCAACGTGCTCATCCACTGCCTGGCGGGGATGTCGCGCTCGGTGACCGTGGCCGTTGCCTACATCATGACGGCCACCCACTTGAACTGGAAGGAGGCACTGAAGGTCGTTCGTGCCGGTCGCGCCGTGGCCAATCCCAATACTGGTTTTCAGAACCAGCTGCAGGAGTTTGAGCAGTTCAAATTGCCCGAGGAACGTCGCCGGCTAAGGGAACGCTTCCCATCCTCGGCTCTGGAGCAACTCGATCGCACCAAGGTGGTCACCGCACTGGATAACTACCAGGAGCTGCTCCAGAACCGGGACATATGCGAGGGCAACTGCTCCCGCGGCGAGAAGTGTCCTACAG GCGTCTGCAACATGGACCCCACGAAGGGCTTGTTCCGCCGTCGTCCCTCCAACGCCTCCACTCACTCGCGCCTGCGTGCCCAGTCCTCCAATGCCAACGCCTCGTCCAGTTCGCTCAGCGTGAGCAGTGCCGCCGCCCAGTCCTGCCCCACATCGCCCAAGAACTCACCGCTGCCCATGGCCCGTCGCTCGGTGGGCAACGAGCGCATCCCTGAGGACGAGATAGTCCTGGAACAGCCTCCGACCACGTCCCGCGAGGCGGCGGAGTATGCTGCCGCCTTCGAGGATGCCCGCCGTGAGCAGGAGCAGCGCCAGCAGCAGCTGGGCCGGAGTCAGCGCTCTCCCCGACCGGGCAATTCCTCGCGAGAAACGCCTAGGGTGAGCAGCGCCGGCAGTCGGAGAGAGTCCGCCGCCAGGGAGGGAAGTGGCTCCGCCCAGCTGCAGAGGAGTGCCAGCACAGTCAGTGGTTTCGGAGTGCGTCCACGGAGCAGTCCGGCTGGTCTGCATGCCTACACCGGTGAGT GCTCGGTTCCTTCCTCCGTCCACGGGTCTCGAGTGGATTTGCGGGAGGTGGACAAGGGATCGGCCATCTATTTGGGTTGCTCGGCGCCCAGGGCCTCCACACTGTCTATATCCTCATCGAGGGGCTCGTCGGGCGGCTCGGCTCCACCCTCGCCCTGTCACACTCCCCCCTCCAGTCCACGTCATGGCGTGAGAAG ATCCACCAGCATGGTAAAGAAGCCAAGATGA
- the LOC108013260 gene encoding uncharacterized protein isoform X5, whose amino-acid sequence MASDTPDQNLSQYFSVCNDFIHAARLREGNVLIHCLAGMSRSVTVAVAYIMTATHLNWKEALKVVRAGRAVANPNTGFQNQLQEFEQFKLPEERRRLRERFPSSALEQLDRTKVVTALDNYQELLQNRDICEGNCSRGEKCPTGVCNMDPTKGLFRRRPSNASTHSRLRAQSSNANASSSSLSVSSAAAQSCPTSPKNSPLPMARRSVGNERIPEDEIVLEQPPTTSREAAEYAAAFEDARREQEQRQQQLGRSQRSPRPGNSSRETPRVSSAGSRRESAAREGSGSAQLQRSASTVSGFGVRPRSSPAGLHAYTGECSVPSSVHGSRVDLREVDKGSAIYLGCSAPRASTLSISSSRGSSGGSAPPSPCHTPPSSPRHGVRRSTSMVKKPR is encoded by the exons ATGGCCTCGGATACGCCGGACCAGAATCTCTCCCAGTACTTTTCCGTCTGCAACGACTTTATCCATGCCGCCCGCCTTCGCGAGGGCAACGTGCTCATCCACTGCCTGGCGGGGATGTCGCGCTCGGTGACCGTGGCCGTTGCCTACATCATGACGGCCACCCACTTGAACTGGAAGGAGGCACTGAAGGTCGTTCGTGCCGGTCGCGCCGTGGCCAATCCCAATACTGGTTTTCAGAACCAGCTGCAGGAGTTTGAGCAGTTCAAATTGCCCGAGGAACGTCGCCGGCTAAGGGAACGCTTCCCATCCTCGGCTCTGGAGCAACTCGATCGCACCAAGGTGGTCACCGCACTGGATAACTACCAGGAGCTGCTCCAGAACCGGGACATATGCGAGGGCAACTGCTCCCGCGGCGAGAAGTGTCCTACAG GCGTCTGCAACATGGACCCCACGAAGGGCTTGTTCCGCCGTCGTCCCTCCAACGCCTCCACTCACTCGCGCCTGCGTGCCCAGTCCTCCAATGCCAACGCCTCGTCCAGTTCGCTCAGCGTGAGCAGTGCCGCCGCCCAGTCCTGCCCCACATCGCCCAAGAACTCACCGCTGCCCATGGCCCGTCGCTCGGTGGGCAACGAGCGCATCCCTGAGGACGAGATAGTCCTGGAACAGCCTCCGACCACGTCCCGCGAGGCGGCGGAGTATGCTGCCGCCTTCGAGGATGCCCGCCGTGAGCAGGAGCAGCGCCAGCAGCAGCTGGGCCGGAGTCAGCGCTCTCCCCGACCGGGCAATTCCTCGCGAGAAACGCCTAGGGTGAGCAGCGCCGGCAGTCGGAGAGAGTCCGCCGCCAGGGAGGGAAGTGGCTCCGCCCAGCTGCAGAGGAGTGCCAGCACAGTCAGTGGTTTCGGAGTGCGTCCACGGAGCAGTCCGGCTGGTCTGCATGCCTACACCGGTGAGT GCTCGGTTCCTTCCTCCGTCCACGGGTCTCGAGTGGATTTGCGGGAGGTGGACAAGGGATCGGCCATCTATTTGGGTTGCTCGGCGCCCAGGGCCTCCACACTGTCTATATCCTCATCGAGGGGCTCGTCGGGCGGCTCGGCTCCACCCTCGCCCTGTCACACTCCCCCCTCCAGTCCACGTCATGGCGTGAGAAG ATCCACCAGCATGGTAAAGAAGCCAAGATGA